A section of the Indicator indicator isolate 239-I01 chromosome 26, UM_Iind_1.1, whole genome shotgun sequence genome encodes:
- the YPEL1 gene encoding protein yippee-like 1, translating into MVKMTKSKTFQAYLPNCHRTYSCIHCRAHLANHDELISKSFQGSQGRAYLFNSVVNVGCGPAEERVLLTGLHAVADIYCENCKTTLGWKYEHAFESSQKYKEGKFIIELAHMIKDNGWE; encoded by the exons ATGGTAAAAATGACAAAATCAAAAACGTTCCAGGCTTACCTGCCAAACTGTCATCGAACCTACAGCTGTATCCACTGCAGAGCCCATCTAGCCAATCATGATGAATTGATCTCCAAG TCCTTCCAGGGAAGCCAGGGGCGAGCCTACCTCTTTAATTCTGT ggtaAATGTGGGCTGTGgtccagcagaggagagagttCTTCTAACAGGTTTACATGCTGTAGCAGATATCTATTGTGAAAACTGTAAAACCACTCTTGGATGGAAATAT gaaCATGCTTTTGAGAGCAGTCAGAAatacaaagaaggaaaatttaTCATTGAACTTGCCCACATGATAAAGGACAATGGCTGGGAGTGA